In Emcibacter nanhaiensis, the sequence CGCTGACACCCGGATCATTATCCTAATATCCTCTCTTTTCTGCCAAAGAGCTGTGAGCTCACCGGCGGAACGGTCTTCCCGGAGCTTGTTGCCGGGGTCAAACTCCCCCCCCTTCGCCGATTTCAGTCGCTGTCCAGAATTGGGAAAAACCCCCAAAATTTGTAAAATTTTCCGACATTTTCCCGAGTCCCGCGCCGCGCCGGGGGAGTCGATATTTTCTATTATCGGTTTTTTTCTCGTCAACTTAACCTTACACTAACGGCTGGGCGCTAAAACTTGGTGCACGACTAAATACAGGGGTAATAGGCGCGTTCATGCACAGCGTTAAACTGATCATTCTCTATCTGGCCAAAGTGCTCGGCCTGTTCCGTTACAGCCGCAACAAAACCAAACGGGGTCTGCAGATCCTGTGTTATCACGGTTTTTCCCTGGCTGACGAACATGAGTTTCGCCCCAAACTGTTCATGACCGCGGCCACGCTGGAGAAACGACTCCAGCTGCTGAAAAAAAGCGGCTTTCCAGTCCTGTCCCTCGATGAAGCCTGTGAGGGGCTCCGGGCCGGCACCCTACCCGACAATGCGGTGGTCATCACCATGGATGACGGCTGGCAGGGCGCTGCGGATCATGCCTGGCCGCTGTTCCGCAAATACGGCTTCGACTGGACCCTCTATCTCACCACCTATTATGCGGAAAAGCAGACCCAGGTGATGAACCTGGCGCTGCAGTATCTGTGTTGGAAAAGCCGGGAGGCGAGTGTTGACCTGAGTTCGCTCAGTCCCGACTTCGGCAAGGAACTGCGCCTTGACGTGGATATGAGCCGGGATGCGCTGGCCGAAAAGCTGGTGGAGATCGGCGAAAAATGCCCGACGGCCCAGGACCGGCAGGACTTCGTCCGCCGCGCTGCGTCCGCCTTCCGCCTCGACCAGAAGGAATTCGAGGACAAAAAGCTGTTCCGCCTGATCGATCTGGACACCGCCCGGGAGATGGCGAAGTCCGGTGTGGACCTGCAGCTCCATACCCACCGCCATACCCTGGGCGACGGCAGTAAAGAGTCGCTGGACAAGGAACTGGCCGACAATCGCAAGGGCATCGCCAAAGCCGGCAATGCGGATCCGGTGCATCTCTGTTATCCCAGCGGCTATTTCGAGCCGCAGCACCTTGAGTATCTGCAGCAACTGGGCATCAAGAGCGCTACCACCTGTTTCCCCGGCCTCAATTACCAGGACACGCCGCTGCTGGAGCTGAAGCGGTTTCTCGATGGCGAGGATGTCAGCCAGATCGAGTTCGAGGCCGAGCTCTACGGCTTCCAGGAACTGCTGCGCAGGCTGCGCAAATAAAAAAAGCGCCCGGTCGGGCGCTTTCCTTTTGGAAAATTTCTGGGTGACTTAGCGGGTCGGGACCGGCTCGTCGCCGCGGTAGTCATAGAAACCGCGGCCCACTTTCTGGCCGAGCCAGCCGGCTTCCACATATTTGACCAGCAGCGGGCAGGGCCGGTATTTGCTGTCGGCCAGGCCTTCGAACAGCACCTGCATGATGCTGAGGCAGGTATCCAGGCCGATAAAGTCAGCCAGCTGCAGCGGGCCCATGGGGTGGTTGGCGCCAAGCCGCATGGCCTTGTCGATGGATTCGACGGAGCCGACCCCTTCATACAGGGTATAGATCGCTTCGTTGATCATCGGCAACAGGATCCGGTTCACGATAAAGG encodes:
- a CDS encoding polysaccharide deacetylase family protein; the protein is MHSVKLIILYLAKVLGLFRYSRNKTKRGLQILCYHGFSLADEHEFRPKLFMTAATLEKRLQLLKKSGFPVLSLDEACEGLRAGTLPDNAVVITMDDGWQGAADHAWPLFRKYGFDWTLYLTTYYAEKQTQVMNLALQYLCWKSREASVDLSSLSPDFGKELRLDVDMSRDALAEKLVEIGEKCPTAQDRQDFVRRAASAFRLDQKEFEDKKLFRLIDLDTAREMAKSGVDLQLHTHRHTLGDGSKESLDKELADNRKGIAKAGNADPVHLCYPSGYFEPQHLEYLQQLGIKSATTCFPGLNYQDTPLLELKRFLDGEDVSQIEFEAELYGFQELLRRLRK